Proteins encoded within one genomic window of [Enterobacter] lignolyticus SCF1:
- the dpdJ gene encoding protein DpdJ yields the protein MSTADLSHLHRALDLLEEREAELLVWGDTDGAFTHADIISLFTRNLPYEDAESLLAELQNAAMLFSVPTSKGEACYRTRMAESVHLFRHQRQWFRDQPLQRARTLVADYRFVRRPRNYPKRELPAQTVLNKWVDVPWMNEIKRQALSRLIGDFSIAGFQERSTERILRAWHFHSNHAHAKEATGTIVCAGTGSGKTLAFYLPALTSLLNDIQRDNSQRVRTLALYPRKELLKDQFMETWGKCRELDSQALTLAGRKIRIGSFFGDTPFSHQYATKDKDKDMPFDLLRCTTPKCPGQMHWKAEDIKSKREILRCSHCDHSVDSDEVILTRVSLMKNPPDILFTTTEMLNQHLGNNQANQLFGIGIGVTPPPVVLLDEVHTYVGNTGAQTAYLLRRWMQLARSRPHFVGLSATLSDAERFFADLVGAHKKHVALIEPKINEMEDEGAEYLLALRGDPVSQTALLSTTIQTSMLARRILDTKRKKSHGTWGQKTFVFTDDLDVNNRLYHQLCDAEGWRSRGQYLFVAKPPLAAQRLETLQNSHALTQAGQNWRIAQDIGHPLDENDRAIVARTSSQDVGVDPRAEIVIATASLEVGFNDPSVGMVIQHKAPRNVASYLQRKGRAGRSRTMRPWMVAVLSEFGRDRVVYQRYEELINPEIKGQSLPMGNIHIQKMQAAMATLDWLSMKIPGSNIWSLLNKPQTKRESLDHLDRMLHLVTAVSEQHAWQQELEKYLFYALRITDEQLQRVLWSPPRSIMMELLPTLKRQLTTQWSRMGQPEADRSTGRSPLPAFIPSALFSELNLPELEIHLERKFKKREHLPFIQGLKEFAPGRISKRYAVYSDNEADWLIPDNFVPAMNCVSDVDFEIEQAFGDTWQPECVIECEGQPPIRVIRPMQVLTRALQFEQNLTEKSNSQLCWHTRFNPDDQSDPLPIPAGPWMDILLSMTFFTHQNMTPLDVTRYATHATASLRNKTKQQAHVNFRWVDHGEPVGVGVRQWVDGVRLRFTLPPTLLKRLRHDQAIQRVLRTLYFQHRIKHEPRFEYDTFTADWIYECYLAAVTRELVTQSSLADAIAELKTPDGQRRLADIADSLFQAENIFENSEDGEDDAESQELQQHLRSLFKETDILNMVDKHSAILTQDLSDDVDFQNWLQCLLTTTFAGAVKQTSHLLLPDVDERGLLVDTELNDEVLDVWLSESEPGGCGIITRLEDVFHQDPVSVLNLFMRSFAASDYEQIDYDLFEMLSRLPSSSELQEALNSIRKASNHSQRREANAHLRTLLKAQGFALSHSFMSVLHTRILRPGSQSSHDAQMLTYLIAWRDLENKAGYEIALNIFAHTQATQELPGASVTKVFERFCKIQGMLWQRGNAIRQSVLSYYNPFKSGNNLTERLLLSSLFQQTACIISISESDWLAQLHHAITQHGFAELHIPREARHRIVEVISLVQVTPIEYFGLHLYPRESAVDYQDGNLVLRIELAEALL from the coding sequence ATGTCTACGGCTGATTTGTCCCACCTGCACCGGGCGCTGGACCTGCTCGAAGAGCGGGAAGCGGAACTGTTGGTCTGGGGGGATACGGATGGCGCATTTACCCATGCCGATATCATCTCACTCTTTACCCGGAACCTACCCTACGAAGATGCCGAGTCGTTACTGGCAGAGCTGCAGAATGCTGCCATGCTCTTCAGCGTCCCGACCAGCAAAGGGGAGGCGTGCTACCGCACGCGTATGGCGGAATCGGTCCACTTGTTCCGACACCAGCGTCAATGGTTCCGTGATCAACCGCTTCAGCGAGCCCGGACGCTCGTCGCCGACTACCGTTTCGTCCGTCGTCCGCGCAACTATCCGAAACGGGAACTTCCGGCGCAAACAGTGCTGAACAAATGGGTCGACGTTCCGTGGATGAACGAAATTAAACGCCAAGCGCTTTCCCGACTGATCGGTGACTTTTCTATTGCCGGCTTTCAGGAACGCTCAACCGAACGTATATTGCGCGCTTGGCACTTTCATAGCAATCATGCTCACGCGAAAGAAGCCACCGGGACTATTGTCTGTGCAGGTACGGGGAGTGGTAAAACGCTGGCGTTCTATCTCCCGGCACTAACTTCGCTCCTTAATGATATTCAGCGCGACAACTCACAACGGGTCAGGACGCTGGCGCTGTATCCACGTAAAGAACTGCTTAAAGATCAGTTCATGGAAACCTGGGGCAAATGTCGTGAGCTCGACAGTCAGGCCCTGACACTGGCAGGACGCAAGATCCGTATTGGATCTTTTTTCGGTGACACCCCGTTCAGCCATCAATACGCAACAAAAGATAAAGACAAGGATATGCCCTTTGATTTACTCCGTTGCACCACGCCAAAATGTCCGGGGCAAATGCACTGGAAAGCAGAAGATATCAAATCGAAAAGAGAGATTCTTCGTTGTAGCCACTGCGATCATAGCGTAGACAGTGACGAAGTGATCCTGACTCGCGTCTCGTTAATGAAAAACCCGCCTGACATCCTGTTTACCACCACCGAAATGCTCAATCAGCACCTCGGGAACAACCAAGCGAATCAACTATTTGGCATTGGCATTGGCGTAACGCCGCCGCCGGTAGTCCTGCTGGATGAAGTACACACCTATGTGGGGAATACTGGTGCTCAGACGGCCTATCTGCTGCGACGCTGGATGCAACTTGCACGCAGTCGCCCCCATTTTGTCGGGCTGTCGGCAACGCTGAGTGACGCCGAACGTTTCTTCGCTGACCTGGTAGGTGCGCATAAAAAACATGTAGCTCTTATCGAACCGAAGATCAACGAAATGGAAGATGAAGGGGCTGAATATCTGCTGGCATTACGCGGCGATCCGGTTTCACAAACCGCCCTCCTCTCAACGACTATCCAGACCAGCATGCTCGCCCGACGTATTCTGGATACGAAAAGGAAAAAATCGCACGGGACATGGGGGCAAAAAACCTTCGTTTTCACCGACGATCTGGATGTCAATAACCGACTATATCATCAATTGTGTGACGCTGAAGGTTGGCGGTCGCGCGGTCAATACTTATTCGTTGCGAAACCGCCGCTGGCCGCCCAGCGTCTGGAAACACTGCAAAACAGCCATGCGCTGACTCAGGCAGGACAGAACTGGCGTATCGCGCAGGATATTGGTCACCCACTTGACGAAAATGACCGGGCCATCGTCGCCCGAACGTCCAGTCAGGACGTCGGGGTCGATCCTAGAGCGGAAATAGTGATTGCAACCGCGTCTCTGGAGGTGGGCTTTAACGATCCCTCCGTTGGCATGGTTATTCAGCATAAAGCGCCACGTAACGTTGCCTCCTATTTGCAGCGTAAAGGGCGTGCCGGTCGATCAAGAACCATGCGTCCGTGGATGGTCGCAGTCCTGTCCGAATTTGGCCGAGACCGCGTCGTTTATCAACGCTATGAAGAACTCATTAATCCAGAGATAAAAGGGCAGTCGTTGCCGATGGGCAACATTCATATCCAGAAAATGCAGGCAGCAATGGCGACACTTGACTGGTTGAGCATGAAGATTCCTGGAAGTAATATCTGGTCATTGCTGAATAAACCGCAGACAAAGCGAGAGTCTCTCGACCATCTTGATCGTATGCTCCACCTGGTTACCGCCGTGAGCGAACAACATGCATGGCAGCAGGAGTTGGAGAAGTATCTGTTCTATGCGCTGCGCATCACTGACGAGCAACTTCAGCGCGTACTGTGGTCGCCTCCCCGTTCGATCATGATGGAGTTGCTGCCAACATTAAAACGACAACTCACCACCCAATGGTCGCGGATGGGCCAACCTGAGGCAGACCGTTCGACGGGACGTTCCCCGCTTCCGGCCTTTATTCCTTCAGCGCTATTCAGCGAACTCAATCTGCCAGAACTGGAGATCCATCTCGAGCGGAAGTTCAAGAAGCGTGAACATTTGCCCTTTATTCAGGGTCTGAAAGAGTTTGCGCCAGGACGCATTTCTAAACGCTATGCCGTTTATTCCGACAATGAGGCTGACTGGCTGATACCGGACAACTTTGTTCCGGCAATGAACTGCGTTTCAGATGTTGATTTTGAAATTGAACAGGCTTTCGGCGATACTTGGCAGCCAGAGTGTGTCATCGAGTGTGAAGGTCAACCTCCTATTAGGGTCATTCGTCCGATGCAGGTGCTTACGCGCGCGCTGCAATTCGAGCAAAATCTCACCGAGAAAAGTAACTCGCAACTGTGCTGGCATACCCGGTTTAACCCTGACGATCAGTCCGATCCGCTCCCAATTCCTGCTGGCCCGTGGATGGACATCCTCCTCTCCATGACATTCTTTACCCACCAGAATATGACACCTCTCGACGTCACGCGTTACGCCACCCACGCAACGGCCTCGTTACGCAATAAAACAAAGCAACAAGCGCATGTGAACTTCAGGTGGGTCGACCATGGCGAGCCTGTCGGGGTTGGCGTACGGCAGTGGGTGGATGGCGTCCGGCTCAGATTTACGCTTCCACCTACTCTGCTGAAACGCCTCCGGCATGACCAGGCCATTCAGCGCGTACTACGAACTCTCTATTTCCAGCATCGAATCAAACATGAACCACGTTTCGAATATGACACGTTCACCGCTGACTGGATCTACGAGTGCTACCTGGCTGCGGTTACGCGGGAATTGGTCACGCAGTCGTCTCTGGCAGACGCTATCGCGGAATTAAAAACCCCGGACGGCCAACGTAGACTGGCTGATATCGCGGACTCTCTCTTCCAGGCAGAGAATATCTTTGAAAATAGCGAGGATGGTGAAGACGACGCCGAAAGCCAAGAACTGCAGCAACATTTGCGCAGCCTGTTTAAAGAGACCGACATCCTTAACATGGTGGACAAGCACAGCGCGATCCTGACTCAGGATCTCAGTGATGATGTCGATTTCCAGAACTGGTTACAGTGTCTGCTGACAACGACCTTTGCCGGAGCGGTCAAACAAACCAGCCACCTGTTACTGCCGGATGTCGATGAGCGCGGTCTGCTGGTGGATACCGAACTCAACGACGAGGTACTGGACGTCTGGCTGAGCGAATCAGAACCCGGAGGTTGTGGCATTATTACCCGTCTGGAAGACGTTTTTCATCAGGATCCAGTTTCCGTACTGAATCTGTTTATGCGTAGTTTTGCCGCCAGCGATTACGAGCAGATCGACTATGACCTGTTCGAGATGCTTTCGCGACTTCCCTCTTCCAGTGAACTCCAGGAGGCCTTGAACTCAATACGTAAGGCCAGCAACCATTCGCAGCGCCGTGAGGCTAACGCCCACCTCAGAACGCTGCTGAAGGCGCAAGGATTTGCACTCAGTCACAGTTTTATGTCGGTGCTGCACACGCGGATCCTACGCCCGGGCAGCCAGTCGTCACATGATGCGCAGATGCTGACATATCTCATCGCATGGCGGGACCTGGAAAACAAAGCCGGATACGAAATTGCCCTGAATATTTTTGCCCATACACAGGCGACGCAAGAACTGCCTGGCGCCAGTGTGACTAAAGTTTTTGAGCGTTTTTGCAAAATTCAGGGAATGCTCTGGCAGCGCGGTAATGCCATCCGTCAGTCGGTTCTCAGCTATTACAACCCCTTTAAGTCCGGTAACAACCTGACTGAACGACTGCTGCTAAGCTCACTGTTTCAACAAACGGCGTGTATCATCAGCATCAGTGAGAGCGACTGGTTAGCACAGTTACATCACGCCATTACCCAACACGGCTTTGCAGAATTGCATATCCCGCGAGAGGCTCGCCATCGTATTGTCGAAGTGATCTCTCTGGTACAGGTGACACCGATTGAGTACTTTGGTTTGCATCTCTACCCCCGCGAGTCCGCCGTGGACTATCAGGATGGCAATCTGGTGTTACGTATTGAGCTGGCCGAAGCGCTGCTGTAA
- the dpdK gene encoding phospholipase D-like domain-containing protein DpdK, translating into MEEQRQIFLHGPLGQRHLREILSAQFSGLILYPELIWLISPWMSDFDVIDNRGGQWSFLDPSWGARMISFQELLATAVNNGCPLRIVTREDTRSVVFIERLLARLSPDHDMQYIYHENLHAKGMLTKHFFLKGSMNYTWSGANLNDEHLLFSTNNTVISDALIEFSGQYTFGDTHD; encoded by the coding sequence ATGGAAGAACAACGACAAATTTTCCTGCATGGCCCACTGGGCCAGCGACATTTGCGGGAAATTCTGAGCGCGCAGTTTAGTGGCCTAATCCTCTATCCGGAACTGATCTGGCTGATCTCGCCGTGGATGAGCGACTTCGACGTAATTGATAATCGAGGCGGTCAGTGGAGTTTTCTTGATCCTTCTTGGGGCGCCCGAATGATCAGCTTCCAGGAATTACTCGCTACCGCCGTCAACAATGGCTGTCCGCTACGCATCGTGACACGTGAAGACACGCGCAGCGTGGTCTTTATCGAGCGACTACTGGCGCGCTTATCACCCGATCACGACATGCAATATATATATCACGAGAACCTGCACGCCAAAGGGATGCTGACCAAACACTTCTTTCTGAAAGGCTCCATGAATTATACCTGGAGCGGCGCAAACCTGAACGATGAGCATCTGCTGTTTTCAACCAATAATACGGTTATTTCAGATGCGTTGATTGAATTTAGCGGCCAGTACACCTTTGGAGACACCCATGACTGA
- the dpdH gene encoding protein DpdH — MSMMEYWPSRENIVQCIRNEAEELEDHVLLAVHEPMLLTRRDVNENHEILRDEDLFQQLLITERAIPLIGRSGMGKSHLVRWLDCRFNMYLTENGQRAQWEIVRIPKNSSLRQVLLRILKNLTGEFFDNARTRVNEVTEQYPAKDLADLLLTMMAHQLQDMQKAVMEEGKTLQAQGKDIPSDRLAYMETIIEEVENGICDLITDPNFKQNLLKPEHCIFKLASRMSNGLEEGEENHDKYELLPEDLYFVFEPDDLSARARRYLNHSQLHESDQVEARARAARVLNEAMHASLKSLFKRLFTFNGGSFQELFQEIRKEFLRLNRRLVILVEDMAAISAIEDVLIDSLIEEAAPGGVQTLCPVHSVIAVTDNYPGYKRRQETLITRAGYEWIIENVDKGNNKDRIVSLCGRYLNAARFGSEELKNRPEQGKPQWPPVWHSDEIPNALEDFGYSANKKFPLFPYNRSAILALANKHCRDSSGELIFNPRTIINRILLDILRDCRTEADKTQFPPTHLAGINAVPEIEDKISQMVVNRVGSSVTLAAIWGYGIDSFDELREKLPGSVASAFGLDELAAQLTGKTPTTEPVTKTAREMAGKTGSTAAGKKLDDPELKPKEEAKPNAKSELPFIRAVRAWVNDNVILPQDVARDLRAALNACYEIHAQPELFGMSSRPPLKEGRFTLISLPKAASDPSSIITNFYSEQDLTDPSRRVDVYNAAVTLLRIQHYAGLNQGFNYPEAQEDYTRYQNFIQWWVPQATESAINHFRARNLRDALKKHLQKALLLGLVTGKEEPAEIVNTLCLTQKGVGRTEGKSTGRTLATSPSEICFRGIEATLHPHTSARVAEARTQALVGWDDARKAWLEQVAITEQGAGLGSSRALDADIIFSALKTILKQPLGAEIERAALSVKQELASTLKNVQLFANIKDGDDFLSQLNDWQTFIETVRAEHYPTGSAQYKPSSWLLSEIEALRTDAEESMETLISLLSIEKQKDSARLWLEICQLDGDYVSRISSVLAQWQLVQPKIAFALQQMNAKGDIQQLTLALNRVNDRLKTLASDIIASGVDQ, encoded by the coding sequence ATGAGCATGATGGAGTACTGGCCGTCCAGGGAAAATATCGTTCAATGCATTCGCAATGAAGCGGAAGAATTAGAGGATCATGTGCTTCTGGCCGTGCATGAACCGATGCTACTGACCCGACGCGACGTCAATGAAAATCATGAAATATTGCGTGACGAAGATCTGTTCCAGCAGTTACTCATTACGGAGCGTGCCATCCCTTTAATTGGCCGTTCGGGAATGGGAAAATCGCATCTGGTGCGATGGTTAGACTGCAGGTTCAACATGTACCTGACGGAAAACGGCCAGCGTGCACAATGGGAAATTGTCCGTATTCCTAAAAACTCCAGTCTGCGACAGGTACTTTTACGCATCCTGAAAAATCTGACGGGGGAATTTTTCGACAACGCACGCACGCGCGTTAATGAAGTGACGGAACAATATCCTGCGAAAGATCTGGCAGACCTGCTGTTGACCATGATGGCCCATCAGTTGCAGGACATGCAAAAAGCAGTGATGGAGGAAGGTAAAACACTGCAGGCACAAGGTAAAGACATTCCATCAGACCGACTCGCCTATATGGAAACCATCATTGAAGAGGTAGAGAACGGTATCTGCGATCTGATCACAGACCCTAACTTCAAACAGAATCTGCTGAAGCCTGAGCACTGCATTTTCAAACTGGCCAGTCGGATGAGTAATGGTCTGGAGGAAGGAGAAGAAAATCATGATAAATATGAACTTCTACCGGAAGACCTCTATTTCGTTTTTGAGCCTGACGATTTATCCGCGCGTGCACGTCGCTACCTGAATCATTCTCAATTGCACGAGTCAGACCAGGTAGAAGCGCGTGCTCGGGCGGCGCGCGTGCTCAATGAAGCCATGCATGCCTCGCTGAAGTCCCTCTTCAAACGCCTGTTCACCTTCAATGGGGGTTCTTTTCAGGAGCTTTTCCAGGAAATCCGCAAGGAGTTTCTGCGACTGAATCGTCGCCTGGTGATTCTGGTGGAAGATATGGCGGCGATCTCCGCCATCGAAGATGTCCTGATCGACAGCCTGATCGAAGAAGCGGCGCCTGGCGGCGTGCAAACCCTCTGTCCGGTCCACTCGGTGATTGCCGTCACCGACAATTATCCCGGCTATAAACGCCGTCAAGAAACCTTAATCACGCGTGCTGGCTACGAGTGGATCATCGAGAACGTCGATAAAGGCAATAACAAAGATCGTATTGTCTCGCTCTGTGGTCGCTATCTGAACGCCGCACGCTTTGGATCAGAGGAGTTAAAAAACCGTCCAGAGCAAGGTAAACCCCAGTGGCCACCTGTCTGGCACAGTGATGAGATACCCAATGCACTGGAAGATTTTGGTTATTCTGCCAATAAGAAATTCCCGCTCTTCCCGTATAACCGCAGTGCCATTCTGGCACTGGCGAATAAGCATTGCCGCGACAGCAGCGGCGAGTTGATTTTTAACCCGCGCACAATCATTAACCGCATCCTGTTAGATATTCTGCGTGATTGCAGAACAGAAGCGGATAAAACGCAGTTCCCGCCAACTCATCTCGCTGGAATTAATGCCGTTCCCGAGATCGAAGACAAGATTTCACAGATGGTTGTCAATCGGGTTGGCAGTTCGGTGACGCTTGCCGCCATCTGGGGATATGGCATTGATTCCTTTGATGAACTACGCGAAAAACTGCCAGGCAGCGTAGCGAGTGCCTTTGGCCTCGATGAACTTGCCGCGCAACTGACTGGCAAAACCCCTACGACCGAACCGGTAACAAAGACCGCACGCGAAATGGCAGGCAAAACAGGCAGCACGGCGGCGGGTAAAAAGCTTGACGATCCGGAGTTAAAACCAAAAGAAGAGGCAAAACCTAATGCCAAATCCGAATTGCCGTTTATTAGGGCGGTCCGAGCATGGGTGAATGACAACGTCATTCTGCCGCAGGATGTTGCCCGTGATTTGCGTGCGGCACTGAACGCCTGTTATGAAATTCATGCGCAGCCAGAGTTGTTCGGAATGTCTTCGCGGCCACCGCTGAAAGAGGGGCGTTTTACATTGATTTCACTGCCAAAAGCGGCGTCGGATCCCTCAAGCATTATTACGAACTTTTACTCTGAGCAGGATCTGACCGATCCTTCCCGACGGGTCGATGTGTATAACGCCGCTGTAACTCTGTTACGTATCCAGCATTACGCCGGTTTAAATCAAGGCTTTAATTATCCCGAGGCGCAGGAAGACTACACTCGCTATCAAAACTTCATCCAGTGGTGGGTGCCGCAGGCTACGGAAAGCGCTATTAATCATTTCCGAGCGCGTAACTTACGAGATGCGCTGAAAAAGCATCTGCAAAAAGCTCTGCTGCTTGGCCTGGTGACCGGGAAAGAAGAACCGGCGGAGATCGTCAATACCCTCTGCCTCACCCAGAAAGGCGTCGGGAGAACCGAAGGGAAAAGTACCGGTCGAACGCTGGCGACTTCACCTTCTGAAATCTGTTTTAGAGGGATTGAGGCGACCCTGCATCCTCACACCAGCGCCAGAGTCGCCGAAGCCAGGACGCAGGCGCTCGTAGGATGGGATGATGCCAGAAAAGCGTGGCTTGAACAGGTAGCTATCACTGAGCAAGGCGCAGGCTTGGGCTCCAGTCGTGCGCTTGATGCCGATATAATATTTTCCGCACTTAAAACTATTTTAAAACAGCCGCTTGGTGCGGAAATTGAACGCGCGGCGCTCTCCGTTAAACAGGAACTTGCCAGCACACTAAAAAATGTTCAACTCTTTGCCAACATTAAAGATGGCGACGATTTCCTCAGCCAACTGAACGACTGGCAGACGTTTATTGAGACTGTGCGGGCCGAGCACTACCCGACCGGCAGCGCTCAGTACAAGCCATCTTCGTGGCTGTTGAGTGAAATTGAAGCCCTCAGAACCGACGCCGAGGAGAGTATGGAGACTTTAATTTCATTACTTTCCATTGAAAAACAGAAAGATAGCGCGAGATTATGGCTGGAAATATGTCAACTTGACGGTGACTACGTTTCAAGAATCAGCAGCGTACTTGCTCAATGGCAACTGGTACAACCTAAGATCGCGTTCGCACTCCAGCAGATGAACGCCAAAGGGGATATACAGCAACTGACTCTTGCTCTGAATAGAGTGAATGACCGTCTGAAAACACTAGCGAGCGATATCATCGCCTCTGGAGTCGATCAATGA
- the dpdG gene encoding protein DpdG — protein sequence MSIINNAGAGSVLVLLPLIERILQSAQEPLSQDTLLARYRPDNLPANDNAWGKFTENLSFWCSQGLWPMRDGMMLPLEENARPLAHRLLACAIDSCREKGVANGNECEPLWRVLSCLLSLQQHSPGGQEPLSPPIITKKIHKWLPGEKVNENTAKLVRDFGRFLGFLELMPDGNYVTDPTRAIQCFLPIIFGNTRTLPAKIFMANMAEVMPMMDGGQFRNSVHDVMQQEKDWISPEGDNICTSTSIALQRLEISKRIILTTGSDDEDASSLQLPEGKIRRVSQITLREDAQ from the coding sequence ATGTCAATAATTAATAACGCAGGTGCTGGGAGCGTCCTGGTACTCCTTCCTCTAATTGAACGCATTCTACAAAGCGCACAGGAACCGTTGTCTCAGGACACTCTACTCGCCCGTTATCGCCCTGATAACTTGCCAGCTAACGATAACGCGTGGGGGAAATTCACAGAGAACTTGAGTTTCTGGTGCAGTCAGGGACTATGGCCGATGCGCGACGGAATGATGTTACCGCTTGAAGAAAACGCACGTCCACTGGCGCATCGCCTGCTTGCCTGTGCGATTGATTCTTGTCGCGAAAAAGGCGTTGCCAATGGGAATGAATGCGAACCGTTATGGCGGGTGCTGAGTTGTCTGTTGAGCCTTCAGCAGCATTCGCCAGGAGGTCAAGAACCGCTCTCCCCACCAATCATCACAAAGAAAATACACAAATGGCTACCAGGTGAAAAGGTAAACGAAAACACCGCGAAGTTAGTAAGAGACTTTGGCCGTTTTCTAGGTTTTCTCGAGCTAATGCCGGACGGAAATTATGTCACCGACCCCACCCGGGCCATTCAATGTTTTCTGCCGATAATCTTTGGCAACACACGCACTCTTCCCGCCAAAATCTTCATGGCAAACATGGCGGAGGTCATGCCGATGATGGACGGCGGGCAGTTCAGAAACTCCGTTCATGATGTGATGCAGCAGGAAAAAGACTGGATCTCTCCGGAAGGTGACAATATCTGCACCAGCACATCCATTGCGCTACAACGACTTGAAATCAGTAAGCGCATTATTCTCACCACCGGCAGTGATGATGAAGACGCCTCCTCACTCCAGTTACCTGAGGGCAAAATTCGACGGGTTAGCCAAATCACTCTGAGGGAGGATGCACAATGA